The Megalopta genalis isolate 19385.01 chromosome 12, iyMegGena1_principal, whole genome shotgun sequence genome window below encodes:
- the LOC117219159 gene encoding dymeclin isoform X2, with translation MGATPSRNDDLSKNVYLERFCGKKSILPNDPFWDTFLSYNMRPPITRNDQIELDSRLDSSCQQLLANNLTTGNFGSLIQVALTRASNLLTPTQNQKIISAWQTYNALFAVRCILKYLIETVGEEEMIKHIEAPQLPVPTQINSSYRLEDFYEALGDIITDVPLCEFTYVVHLEAINCLLVLLSVQLFSQTAAEYSSIYRIAMHSHSSEHAPAMVCTLLHNFVQQEHAPPGLLTQQAGGSIVFSIAAGLWNVITMGMGSSLKNVQVTNNNSSEAEEKKRDTETPLASQSLLLLLVLTNHCTATQNPYRNALFSFVDMQEDYSAIQAKGAFRFNLNKLYNTICKIPNTDEVTLLLYMLLHRNSSVKQDIMRRPDIQLLVTPILQILYHAPNNTSHHIYMSLIILLILSEDETFNKRIHEIMLRGVSWYTERSISEISLGGLLILVVIRTIQYNMFKMRDKYLHTNCLAALANMSAQFTSLHPYVSQRLLSLFETLAKKHVRLEAKIQAQPTVPPPESTAVAVNGTTANSDLIQDLTILEEVLRMVLEIINSCLTYRLAHNPNLIYTLLYKKDIFQPFRTHTAFQDIVQNIDSVINFFSYKLEQKDQSQLGVSQVLTTIQQGTSEWPRDRLRKFPELKFKYVEEEQPEEFFIPYVWSVVCQSALLHWSAENIKLFSPSNSDQTTIIVCLY, from the exons ATGGGGGCAACACCAAGTCGAAATGATGATCTCTCTAAGAATGTCTATTTGGAAAGATTCTGTGGAAAAAAAAGTATTCTGCCAAATGATCCATTCTGGGATACTTTTCTTTCTTACAACATGCGCCCACCTATCACGCGGAATGATCAAATAGAATTAGATTCTCGATTGGACTCTTCTTGTCAACAACTACTTGCTAATAATTTAACCACTGGCAACTTTGGCAGTTTAATACAAGTTGCTCTCACTCGTGCCAGTAACCTGCTGACACCAACGCAAAATCAGAA AATCATATCAGCATGGCAGACATATAATGCATTATTCGCAGTAAGATGTATTTTAAAATATCTAATTGAAACTGTTGGCGAGGAAGAAATGATCAAACACATAGAAGCACCTCAATTACCTGTACCAACTCAAATAAATTCATCTTATAGATTAGAAGACTTTTATGAAGCTTTAGGTGATATCATAACTGATGTACCGTTATG TGAATTCACATATGTTGTTCATCTAGAAGCAATAAATTGCTTACTTGTACTACTTTCGGTACAATTATTTTCACAAACTGCTGCTGAATACAGCTCCATTTACAGAATAGCAATGCATTCACATTCTAGTGAACATGCACCAGCAATGGTTTGTACATTATTGCATAATTTTGTGCAGCAAGAACATGCTCCTCCAGGGTTGCTTACTCAACAAGCAGGAGGAAGTATTGTCTTTAGTATAGCGG CTGGTTTATGGAATGTGATTACAATGGGTATGGGTAGCAGcttgaaaaatgtacaagttACAAATAATAATAGTTCTGAAGCGGAAGAAAAAAAACGTGACACGGAAACACCGCTTGCTAGTCAATCTCTATTATTGTTACTGGTTTTAACGAATCATTGTACTGCAACACAGAACCCTTACAGAAATGCTCTTTTCAGTTTTGTTGACATGCAAG AAGATTATTCTGCGATACAAGCAAAAGGTGcatttagatttaatttaaataaattgtacAATACCATATGTAAAATACCGAACACAGACGAAGTTACGTTATTATTGTATATGTTACTACATAGAAATTCAAGTGTAAAACAAGACATCATGAGAAGACCAGATATACAACTATTG GTAACACcaatattgcaaatattgtaTCATGCTCCAAATAATACGTCACATCATATTTATATGTCTCTCATTATTCTTCTTATCTTGAGTGAAGATGAAACTTTCAATAAAAGGATACATGAAATA ATGCTTAGAGGTGTAAGTTGGTACACGGAAAGATCGATAAGTGAAATATCATTAGGAGGTCTTTTAATTCTTGTTGTTATAAGGACAATTCAATACAACATGTTCAAGATGAGA GATAAATATTTgcacacaaattgtttagcagcTTTAGCAAATATGTCTGCGCAGTTCACATCTTTACATCCCTATGTTAGTCAAAGACTCTTAAGTTTATTTGAAACTCTTGCGAAGAAACACGTCAGGTTGGAAGCGAAAATACAGGCACAGCCTACCGTTCCTCCACCTGAAAGCACCGCCGTTGCAGTTAATGGAACTACCGCAAATTCAGACTTG ATTCAAGATCTAACAATACTTGAAGAAGTATTGAGAATGGTATTAGAAATCATAAATAGCTGCTTAACTTACAGGCTTGCACATAATCCAAATTTAATATACACACTTTTATACAAAAAAGATATTTTCCAACCATTCAGAACACACACAGCATTTCAAGATATTGTGCAAAATATAGATTCT GTCATTAATTTCTTTTCTTATAAATTGGAGCAGAAAGATCAATCTCAACTTGGTGTTAGTCAAGTATTAACTACAATTCAACAAGGTACTAGCGAATGGCCTCGTGATCGATTAAGG AAATTTCCAGAACTGAAATTTAAATACGtggaagaagaacaaccagaagaaTTTTTCATTCCATATGTATGGAGTGTTGTTTGTCAAAGTGCTCTCTTACATTGGAGTGcagaaaacataaaattattttcACCAAGTAACAGTGATCAAACAACGATTATTGTTTGTTTATACTGA
- the LOC117219159 gene encoding dymeclin isoform X1 — protein MGATPSRNDDLSKNVYLERFCGKKSILPNDPFWDTFLSYNMRPPITRNDQIELDSRLDSSCQQLLANNLTTGNFGSLIQVALTRASNLLTPTQNQKIISAWQTYNALFAVRCILKYLIETVGEEEMIKHIEAPQLPVPTQINSSYRLEDFYEALGDIITDVPLCEFTYVVHLEAINCLLVLLSVQLFSQTAAEYSSIYRIAMHSHSSEHAPAMVCTLLHNFVQQEHAPPGLLTQQAGGSIVFSIAAGLWNVITMGMGSSLKNVQVTNNNSSEAEEKKRDTETPLASQSLLLLLVLTNHCTATQNPYRNALFSFVDMQEDYSAIQAKGAFRFNLNKLYNTICKIPNTDEVTLLLYMLLHRNSSVKQDIMRRPDIQLLVTPILQILYHAPNNTSHHIYMSLIILLILSEDETFNKRIHEIMLRGVSWYTERSISEISLGGLLILVVIRTIQYNMFKMRDKYLHTNCLAALANMSAQFTSLHPYVSQRLLSLFETLAKKHVRLEAKIQAQPTVPPPESTAVAVNGTTANSDLIQDLTILEEVLRMVLEIINSCLTYRLAHNPNLIYTLLYKKDIFQPFRTHTAFQDIVQNIDSVINFFSYKLEQKDQSQLGVSQVLTTIQQGTSEWPRDRLRRLHILQKFPELKFKYVEEEQPEEFFIPYVWSVVCQSALLHWSAENIKLFSPSNSDQTTIIVCLY, from the exons ATGGGGGCAACACCAAGTCGAAATGATGATCTCTCTAAGAATGTCTATTTGGAAAGATTCTGTGGAAAAAAAAGTATTCTGCCAAATGATCCATTCTGGGATACTTTTCTTTCTTACAACATGCGCCCACCTATCACGCGGAATGATCAAATAGAATTAGATTCTCGATTGGACTCTTCTTGTCAACAACTACTTGCTAATAATTTAACCACTGGCAACTTTGGCAGTTTAATACAAGTTGCTCTCACTCGTGCCAGTAACCTGCTGACACCAACGCAAAATCAGAA AATCATATCAGCATGGCAGACATATAATGCATTATTCGCAGTAAGATGTATTTTAAAATATCTAATTGAAACTGTTGGCGAGGAAGAAATGATCAAACACATAGAAGCACCTCAATTACCTGTACCAACTCAAATAAATTCATCTTATAGATTAGAAGACTTTTATGAAGCTTTAGGTGATATCATAACTGATGTACCGTTATG TGAATTCACATATGTTGTTCATCTAGAAGCAATAAATTGCTTACTTGTACTACTTTCGGTACAATTATTTTCACAAACTGCTGCTGAATACAGCTCCATTTACAGAATAGCAATGCATTCACATTCTAGTGAACATGCACCAGCAATGGTTTGTACATTATTGCATAATTTTGTGCAGCAAGAACATGCTCCTCCAGGGTTGCTTACTCAACAAGCAGGAGGAAGTATTGTCTTTAGTATAGCGG CTGGTTTATGGAATGTGATTACAATGGGTATGGGTAGCAGcttgaaaaatgtacaagttACAAATAATAATAGTTCTGAAGCGGAAGAAAAAAAACGTGACACGGAAACACCGCTTGCTAGTCAATCTCTATTATTGTTACTGGTTTTAACGAATCATTGTACTGCAACACAGAACCCTTACAGAAATGCTCTTTTCAGTTTTGTTGACATGCAAG AAGATTATTCTGCGATACAAGCAAAAGGTGcatttagatttaatttaaataaattgtacAATACCATATGTAAAATACCGAACACAGACGAAGTTACGTTATTATTGTATATGTTACTACATAGAAATTCAAGTGTAAAACAAGACATCATGAGAAGACCAGATATACAACTATTG GTAACACcaatattgcaaatattgtaTCATGCTCCAAATAATACGTCACATCATATTTATATGTCTCTCATTATTCTTCTTATCTTGAGTGAAGATGAAACTTTCAATAAAAGGATACATGAAATA ATGCTTAGAGGTGTAAGTTGGTACACGGAAAGATCGATAAGTGAAATATCATTAGGAGGTCTTTTAATTCTTGTTGTTATAAGGACAATTCAATACAACATGTTCAAGATGAGA GATAAATATTTgcacacaaattgtttagcagcTTTAGCAAATATGTCTGCGCAGTTCACATCTTTACATCCCTATGTTAGTCAAAGACTCTTAAGTTTATTTGAAACTCTTGCGAAGAAACACGTCAGGTTGGAAGCGAAAATACAGGCACAGCCTACCGTTCCTCCACCTGAAAGCACCGCCGTTGCAGTTAATGGAACTACCGCAAATTCAGACTTG ATTCAAGATCTAACAATACTTGAAGAAGTATTGAGAATGGTATTAGAAATCATAAATAGCTGCTTAACTTACAGGCTTGCACATAATCCAAATTTAATATACACACTTTTATACAAAAAAGATATTTTCCAACCATTCAGAACACACACAGCATTTCAAGATATTGTGCAAAATATAGATTCT GTCATTAATTTCTTTTCTTATAAATTGGAGCAGAAAGATCAATCTCAACTTGGTGTTAGTCAAGTATTAACTACAATTCAACAAGGTACTAGCGAATGGCCTCGTGATCGATTAAGG CGTTTGCATATCTTACAGAAATTTCCAGAACTGAAATTTAAATACGtggaagaagaacaaccagaagaaTTTTTCATTCCATATGTATGGAGTGTTGTTTGTCAAAGTGCTCTCTTACATTGGAGTGcagaaaacataaaattattttcACCAAGTAACAGTGATCAAACAACGATTATTGTTTGTTTATACTGA